One genomic window of Cryptococcus neoformans var. neoformans JEC21 chromosome 13 sequence includes the following:
- a CDS encoding chaperone regulator, putative: MVNNTEYYKTLGLSKDASEADIRKAYRKESLKWHPDKNPGDKHAAAEEKFKKISEAYEVLSDPKKKEIYDQFGEDGLKGGGAAGGGGFGGFPGGGGGGYSSFHATDPNDIFNTFFSSMGGGGGGAENIFTSFGGGGSSRGGPRMRSSRMGGGMGGMGGMGGMPGGFGDEPSSSAPPPPGEIIKPLALTLEELYKGGTKRLKITRHLQSGGQAEKILEVAYKAGWKKGTKIKFAGAGNEDEYGQSQTVAFVVEEKPHNRFERVDDDLVVKLNITLSQALLGPDGGGAITKEVEQLDGRRIQVSLPEGQIVQPGQETRIQGEGMPVSKASSVKKSGDLVVKWNVVFPTRLTPEQKKDLRRILG; this comes from the exons ATGGTCAATAACACAGAATACTATAAG ACCCTTGGTCTTAGTAAAGATGCTTCCGAAGCCGATATCAGGAAG GCTTACCGAAAAGAATCACTGAAGTGGCACCCTGACAAGAACCCCGGAGACAAGCATGCCGCTGCTGAAGAGAAGTTCAAGAAAATCAGTGAGGCGTATGAGGTCCTTTCAGATCCT aaaaagaaggagatttaTGACCAATTTGGTGAAGACGGTCTCAAGGGAGGCGGCGCTgccggtggtggtggattTGGCGGTTTCCccggtggtggtggtggtggctaCAGCAGTTTCCACGCTACGGACCCCAATGACATCTTCAA CACTTTCTTCTCAAGCatgggtggtggaggcggcggTGCCGAAAACATCTTCACTTCCTTTGGCGGTGGAGGGTCCAGCCGTGGTGGACCGCGAATGCGTTCATCACGAATGGGAGGAGGCATGGGCGGTATGGGTGGTATGGGCGGCATGCCCGGTGGTTTTGGTGATGagccctcttcttccgctccccctcctccgGGAGAAATCATTAAGCCTCTTGCACTCACTCTTGAGGAATTGTACAAGGGCGGCACCAAGAGGCTGAAAATCACCAGGCATTTACAGAGCGGCGGACAGGCCGAGAAGATTTTGGAAGTTGCATACAAGGcgggatggaagaagggcacCAAGATCAAGTTTGCTGGTGCGGGTAACGAGGATGAATATGGACAGTCTCA AACTGTCGCCTTTGTAGTTGAAGAGAAGCCACACAACCGATTTGAACGAGTAGACGATGATCTCgtcgtcaagctcaacatCACCCTTTCCCAAGCCCTTCTTGGTCCCGATGGTGGCGGTGCCATCACTAAGGAGGTTGAGCAACTCGATGGAAGGAGGATACAAGTTTCCTTACCGGAAGGT CAAATCGTCCAACCTGGACAAGAAACGCGTATTCAAGGCGAAGGTATGCCTGTCTCAAAGGCCAGTtcagtgaagaagagcggaGATCTTGTTGTCAAGTGGAATGTTGTCTTCCCCACCCGATTGACCCCggaacagaagaaggactTGAGGAGAATCTTGGGTTAA